A stretch of Trichomycterus rosablanca isolate fTriRos1 chromosome 8, fTriRos1.hap1, whole genome shotgun sequence DNA encodes these proteins:
- the septin6 gene encoding septin-6 isoform X3, which yields MQERTMAATEVARQAGEGARAVPLSGHVGFDSMPDQLVNKSVNHGFCFNILCVGETGLGKSTLMDTLFNTKFEGEPMQHNQPGVQLKSSTYELQESNVRLKLTIVNTVGFGDQINKEDSYKQIVEFIDTQFEAYLQEELKIKRTLHSYHDSRIHACLYFIAPTGHSLKSLDLVTMKKLDSKVNIIPIIAKSDAVSKSELAKFKIKITSELVSNGVQIYQFPTDDETVAEINSTMNGHLPFAVVGSTEEVKIGNKMVKARQYPWGTVQVENENHCDFVKLREMLIRVNMEDLREQTHTRHYELYRRCKLEEMGFKDTDPDSKPFSLQETYEAKRNEFMGELQKKEEEMRQMFVQRVKEKEAELKEAEKELHEKFDRLKKLHQDEKKKLEDKKKSLDDELNIFKQKKTAAELLQSQGQQAGSSTTLKRDKERKN from the exons ATGCAGGAACGGACCATGGCGGCCACTGAGGTAGCACGACAAGCG GGAGAGGGCGCACGTGCCGTTCCACTTTCTGGCCATGTCGGCTTTGATAGCATGCCGGACCAGTTGGTCAACAAGTCTGTCAATCACGGTTTCTGCTTCAACATTCTCTGTGTTG GAGAGACTGGGTTGGGAAAGTCCACTCTCATGGATACGCTGTTCAACACCAAATTTGAAGGCGAGCCGATGCAGCACAACCAGCCAGGAGTGCAGCTCAAGTCCAGTACGTATGAGCTGCAAGAGAGCAACGTCCGCCTCAAGCTAACTATTGTCAACACGGTTGGCTTCGGTGACCAGATCAATAAAGAGGACAG CTACAAACAAATTGTGGAGTTTATTGACACTCAGTTTGAGGCCTACCTGCAGGAGGAACTGAAGATCAAACGTACCCTGCACAGTTATCATGACTCTCGCATCCATGCCTGCCTGTACTTTATTGCACCCACTGGACACTCCCTAAAATCCCTGGATCTAGTAACCATGAAAAAGCTGGACAGTAAG GTGAATATCATCCCCATTATTGCCAAGTCGGATGCCGTCTCAAAAAGTGAACTTGCCAAGTTTAAGATCAAGATTACCAGTGAGCTGGTCAGCAATGGTGTGCAGATCTACCAGTTTCCCACTGATGATGAGACTGTGGCAGAGATTAACTCCACTATGAAT GGCCATCTACCATTCGCTGTGGTGGGAAGTACAGAGGAAGTAAAAATTGGGAACAAGATGGTCAAGGCACGTCAGTACCCCTGGGGAACTGTTCAGG TGGAGAACGAGAATCACTGTGACTTTGTGAAGCTGAGAGAGATGCTGATTAGGGTAAACATGGAAGATCTGAGGGAACAGACCCACACACGCCACTATGAGCTCTACCGCCGCTGCAAGTTAGAGGAGATGGGATTTAAAGACACAGACCCTGATAGCAAACCGTTCAG TCTGCAGGAGACTTATGAGGCCAAGCGGAATGAGTTCATGGGTGAGCTGCAGAAGAAAGAGGAGGAGATGAGACAGATGTTTGTCCAGAGGGTAAAAGAAAAAGAGGCCGAGCTGAAGGAAGCTGAGAAAGAG CTGCATGAAAAGTTTGACCGTCTAAAGAAGCTGCACCAGGATGAGAAGAAGAAGCTGGAGGACAAGAAGAAGTCGCTTGATGACGAGCTGAACATCTTCAAGCAGAAGAAAACAGCAGCTGAACTCCTGCAGTCTCAGGGCCAGCAAGCAGGGAGCTCCACCACACTCAAGAGGGACAAAGAGAGGAAAAA TTAA
- the septin6 gene encoding septin-6 isoform X1, whose translation MQERTMAATEVARQAGEGARAVPLSGHVGFDSMPDQLVNKSVNHGFCFNILCVGETGLGKSTLMDTLFNTKFEGEPMQHNQPGVQLKSSTYELQESNVRLKLTIVNTVGFGDQINKEDSYKQIVEFIDTQFEAYLQEELKIKRTLHSYHDSRIHACLYFIAPTGHSLKSLDLVTMKKLDSKVNIIPIIAKSDAVSKSELAKFKIKITSELVSNGVQIYQFPTDDETVAEINSTMNGHLPFAVVGSTEEVKIGNKMVKARQYPWGTVQVENENHCDFVKLREMLIRVNMEDLREQTHTRHYELYRRCKLEEMGFKDTDPDSKPFSLQETYEAKRNEFMGELQKKEEEMRQMFVQRVKEKEAELKEAEKELHEKFDRLKKLHQDEKKKLEDKKKSLDDELNIFKQKKTAAELLQSQGQQAGSSTTLKRDKERKNTPWLCTE comes from the exons ATGCAGGAACGGACCATGGCGGCCACTGAGGTAGCACGACAAGCG GGAGAGGGCGCACGTGCCGTTCCACTTTCTGGCCATGTCGGCTTTGATAGCATGCCGGACCAGTTGGTCAACAAGTCTGTCAATCACGGTTTCTGCTTCAACATTCTCTGTGTTG GAGAGACTGGGTTGGGAAAGTCCACTCTCATGGATACGCTGTTCAACACCAAATTTGAAGGCGAGCCGATGCAGCACAACCAGCCAGGAGTGCAGCTCAAGTCCAGTACGTATGAGCTGCAAGAGAGCAACGTCCGCCTCAAGCTAACTATTGTCAACACGGTTGGCTTCGGTGACCAGATCAATAAAGAGGACAG CTACAAACAAATTGTGGAGTTTATTGACACTCAGTTTGAGGCCTACCTGCAGGAGGAACTGAAGATCAAACGTACCCTGCACAGTTATCATGACTCTCGCATCCATGCCTGCCTGTACTTTATTGCACCCACTGGACACTCCCTAAAATCCCTGGATCTAGTAACCATGAAAAAGCTGGACAGTAAG GTGAATATCATCCCCATTATTGCCAAGTCGGATGCCGTCTCAAAAAGTGAACTTGCCAAGTTTAAGATCAAGATTACCAGTGAGCTGGTCAGCAATGGTGTGCAGATCTACCAGTTTCCCACTGATGATGAGACTGTGGCAGAGATTAACTCCACTATGAAT GGCCATCTACCATTCGCTGTGGTGGGAAGTACAGAGGAAGTAAAAATTGGGAACAAGATGGTCAAGGCACGTCAGTACCCCTGGGGAACTGTTCAGG TGGAGAACGAGAATCACTGTGACTTTGTGAAGCTGAGAGAGATGCTGATTAGGGTAAACATGGAAGATCTGAGGGAACAGACCCACACACGCCACTATGAGCTCTACCGCCGCTGCAAGTTAGAGGAGATGGGATTTAAAGACACAGACCCTGATAGCAAACCGTTCAG TCTGCAGGAGACTTATGAGGCCAAGCGGAATGAGTTCATGGGTGAGCTGCAGAAGAAAGAGGAGGAGATGAGACAGATGTTTGTCCAGAGGGTAAAAGAAAAAGAGGCCGAGCTGAAGGAAGCTGAGAAAGAG CTGCATGAAAAGTTTGACCGTCTAAAGAAGCTGCACCAGGATGAGAAGAAGAAGCTGGAGGACAAGAAGAAGTCGCTTGATGACGAGCTGAACATCTTCAAGCAGAAGAAAACAGCAGCTGAACTCCTGCAGTCTCAGGGCCAGCAAGCAGGGAGCTCCACCACACTCAAGAGGGACAAAGAGAGGAAAAA TACTCCCTGGCTCTGCACTGAGTAG
- the sowahd gene encoding ankyrin repeat domain-containing protein SOWAHB, which translates to MCDLTASFQPSEGDPNHSNTSSEARSDEPNKSKDKFRSYSVISQTNFASNRASNRRRASEVAQALPPTASARRSRFQTSVADSSQKATLTPSMRKKHLQNLFLNYNTHSGLTSILSLKRQASRDCDDAPEERNTFWALDPMEHAWTLSAVNGNFNTIVGFLSEDPSLLTRKDFISGFTVLHWLAKNGKHEILVKLLRLAEKEGYPTNVNMKGSGGLTPLHLAVMHSQYMVIKILVGAFGANVELMDYNGKRAWQYLKDDAPSAMKELLGAWDEEHSPWQLNVNNNCAGSTEATPTEEIQKDLDVVDSFKRNDRSWFGSFRKRLTPFFSGGKK; encoded by the coding sequence ATGTGTGATCTCACTGCCAGCTTCCAGCCATCAGAAGGCGATCCTAACCACTCCAATACTTCATCAGAAGCGCGTTCAGATGAACCAAACAAATCTAAAGATAAATTCCGCAGTTATAGTGTTATAAGTCAAACAAACTTTGCCAGTAATAGAGCATCGAACCGAAGGCGCGCGTCTGAAGTTGCGCAAGCGCTTCCACCCACCGCGTCTGCGCGCAGATCCAGATTCCAGACCAGTGTAGCGGACTCCTCACAAAAAGCAACTCTCACTCCTTCAATGCGCAAAAAACATCTACAGAACTTATTTCTCAATTACAATACGCATAGTGGACTGACTAGTATCTTGTCCTTGAAAAGACAGGCATCAAGGGATTGCGACGATGCACCTGAGGAGAGGAATACATTCTGGGCTTTAGATCCCATGGAGCACGCATGGACGCTGTCAGCTGTGAATGGGAATTTCAACACTATTGTGGGATTCCTCTCGGAGGACCCCAGTCTACTTACCAGGAAAGACTTCATAAGTGGCTTCACTGTTCTTCATTGGTTAGCCAAGAATGGCAAACATGAAATATTGGTAAAGCTTCTGAGACTCGCAGAGAAAGAAGGCTATCCAACTAACGTGAACATGAAGGGCAGTGGAGGTCTCACACCTTTACACCTAGCTGTCATGCACAGCCAGTACATGGTCATCAAGATATTAGTAGGGGCTTTTGGTGCCAACGTGGAATTAATGGACTACAATGGCAAAAGAGCATGGCAGTATCTTAAAGACGATGCACCATCAGCGATGAAGGAGCTGCTTGGAGCATGGGATGAAGAACACTCTCCCTGGCAACTAAATGTTAATAACAATTGTGCAGGTAGCACCGAAGCAACCCCGACAGAGGAAATTCAGAAGGACCTTGATGTAGTGGACTCTTTCAAAAG
- the septin6 gene encoding septin-6 isoform X2, protein MQERTMAATEVARQAGEGARAVPLSGHVGFDSMPDQLVNKSVNHGFCFNILCVGETGLGKSTLMDTLFNTKFEGEPMQHNQPGVQLKSSTYELQESNVRLKLTIVNTVGFGDQINKEDSYKQIVEFIDTQFEAYLQEELKIKRTLHSYHDSRIHACLYFIAPTGHSLKSLDLVTMKKLDSKVNIIPIIAKSDAVSKSELAKFKIKITSELVSNGVQIYQFPTDDETVAEINSTMNGHLPFAVVGSTEEVKIGNKMVKARQYPWGTVQVENENHCDFVKLREMLIRVNMEDLREQTHTRHYELYRRCKLEEMGFKDTDPDSKPFSLQETYEAKRNEFMGELQKKEEEMRQMFVQRVKEKEAELKEAEKELHEKFDRLKKLHQDEKKKLEDKKKSLDDELNIFKQKKTAAELLQSQGQQAGSSTTLKRDKERKNFF, encoded by the exons ATGCAGGAACGGACCATGGCGGCCACTGAGGTAGCACGACAAGCG GGAGAGGGCGCACGTGCCGTTCCACTTTCTGGCCATGTCGGCTTTGATAGCATGCCGGACCAGTTGGTCAACAAGTCTGTCAATCACGGTTTCTGCTTCAACATTCTCTGTGTTG GAGAGACTGGGTTGGGAAAGTCCACTCTCATGGATACGCTGTTCAACACCAAATTTGAAGGCGAGCCGATGCAGCACAACCAGCCAGGAGTGCAGCTCAAGTCCAGTACGTATGAGCTGCAAGAGAGCAACGTCCGCCTCAAGCTAACTATTGTCAACACGGTTGGCTTCGGTGACCAGATCAATAAAGAGGACAG CTACAAACAAATTGTGGAGTTTATTGACACTCAGTTTGAGGCCTACCTGCAGGAGGAACTGAAGATCAAACGTACCCTGCACAGTTATCATGACTCTCGCATCCATGCCTGCCTGTACTTTATTGCACCCACTGGACACTCCCTAAAATCCCTGGATCTAGTAACCATGAAAAAGCTGGACAGTAAG GTGAATATCATCCCCATTATTGCCAAGTCGGATGCCGTCTCAAAAAGTGAACTTGCCAAGTTTAAGATCAAGATTACCAGTGAGCTGGTCAGCAATGGTGTGCAGATCTACCAGTTTCCCACTGATGATGAGACTGTGGCAGAGATTAACTCCACTATGAAT GGCCATCTACCATTCGCTGTGGTGGGAAGTACAGAGGAAGTAAAAATTGGGAACAAGATGGTCAAGGCACGTCAGTACCCCTGGGGAACTGTTCAGG TGGAGAACGAGAATCACTGTGACTTTGTGAAGCTGAGAGAGATGCTGATTAGGGTAAACATGGAAGATCTGAGGGAACAGACCCACACACGCCACTATGAGCTCTACCGCCGCTGCAAGTTAGAGGAGATGGGATTTAAAGACACAGACCCTGATAGCAAACCGTTCAG TCTGCAGGAGACTTATGAGGCCAAGCGGAATGAGTTCATGGGTGAGCTGCAGAAGAAAGAGGAGGAGATGAGACAGATGTTTGTCCAGAGGGTAAAAGAAAAAGAGGCCGAGCTGAAGGAAGCTGAGAAAGAG CTGCATGAAAAGTTTGACCGTCTAAAGAAGCTGCACCAGGATGAGAAGAAGAAGCTGGAGGACAAGAAGAAGTCGCTTGATGACGAGCTGAACATCTTCAAGCAGAAGAAAACAGCAGCTGAACTCCTGCAGTCTCAGGGCCAGCAAGCAGGGAGCTCCACCACACTCAAGAGGGACAAAGAGAGGAAAAA CTTCTTTTAA